Part of the Onthophagus taurus isolate NC chromosome 11, IU_Otau_3.0, whole genome shotgun sequence genome is shown below.
ATCCTGGAACAACAATTTTTACGTATGTTAATATTGGGACTGCCGCCGCGTtgtacattttcaattttatctttttatctatCTCGTTCTTTCCAAAAATTGTTCTGTATTAGATATACACTTACCCAATACGGACCCAATATGAGTTATCTAGTATTGTTCTTTTTTGGCTTGCTACGTTTGCGCCACTACCAGTGAGTTCCTTGTTTATAAGTGTAAATATGAATGGATGGTCTCctggaagaaaataaacaatcaaGTTTGGCTTATACCAatagaaattttattgaaaatgaaccaaaaatatacattcaatatttattcattaGTTAACAGAAAaagtatatatatttattgtttgtgataaatttgaaaacaatCTTCAACACAAAGAGCTGGTTTCTCTTCACAGAGTGGGCAGAAATAACACGTTTCCCTGCGTTTTTGAGCTCTTGTACAAACTCAACAAGGCTTTGTCGGCAATTGCTTCTTTGCATGGGTGTTTAGCAATTGTCAAGAAATCTGTCAAGACCAATGATCGTTCCTCAACATCCCTATTCAAATTAAGTTGTTTCTTTGCAGTAGGGGGAATACTTTGTAAATAATGAAGGTCGCccaatttagattttttagcTGAAGCTGACTGAATATTTTCACCAATCAATGTCTTCACAAATTCTTCTCTGAACTTTATTAGTTTTACTGGGGAAcaatttactttttgaaaaagtttgtGTGTCTCAATAATATGTAATAGAGATATATCTGTTTTTAATGATAGCGATGTAAGTGACATCTAACGGTAGAAAAGAGAAACTTTGCACTGTTAAGTTGATACAAGACAAAATAAGTCGACTTGTCAACTTGGTAAAAATGAATCGTTgtatgttttataaaataagttgtaATAAAACCTTTTAAACAAAACAGTTCAGTGAAACATTAGTTTCTTGTGTATTTAAGGACCATAAAAGAATCCCAGAATAACAGTATCGAATATTCGTATTCACATTCATATACACATAGTTAAGAGGGCTCGATACCAGCTGATTTTTAGAAGCGTGAAAAGAGACAATAAAGTTCTGAGTGAGAAAGAGCAACTTGACAGTTCACTGTTGAACAATAAGTTGCATAATATCTAGgcgaatatatttaaattttaatattcaattaattattaaatgatacAATCAATATATTGGAATTAACAGAAAATTTACTAAACATCGGTATTAAAGGCGAAGtatactattttttaatagaaatacTCTTAATAACATAAGTATCAGTCAATATCTtgggaaaataataaaacatagttaaataaaaacataaatttatagccaattaataattattaatccatgttgcaagtgaaaaatataaaaaaattcaaaaacagataaaaacttctaacttggtttattgtaatatacagggtgtcacacaaaaaacgccccaagctgtaactctgtcatttacattccgattttcatgagcgggttatcaaatgaaatggtttcatgaatactatgattcatgctacaaataaattttttccaaggccgtcttcaattttaagcgattattaacttttgcttttcaaattgctctatatatttttctttatgtcattggatagagattgtttttctgaatccactgatgtacaatacatccattttgaatataattttagtagagaaaactgtatatacaggttgccACACAAGAACGCCGCTAGCTGTATctctgtcatttaccttccaattttcatgacctagctatcaaatgaaatggtttgatgaatactatgattcatgctacaaataaactttttcccacgccatcttcaatttctagcgattatcaacatttgattttcaaattgctcggtatgtttttcttcacgctattggATAGagtgtttttctgaatccattaatgtacaatacatcaacattaattgtaattgtagcatagaaaaacattaaaatagtttctgaACATTCTCTTAGAGTCACTTGTGTtatactgtagtgtgccatgggatAAATGAAAAACCAACTTATAAGTATCATTTACAATTGCTTGGGCATTGAAATAGCATTTACtgactgttatcagttttgcttattatttttttccatggcacactgcagtattacagaagtgactaagacaatgttcggaaaatgttttaattgtttttctctgctaaaattacaattaatgttaatgtattgtacatcaatgggctcaaaaaacaatttctatcccataacgtgaagaaaaacataccgagcaatttgacaatcaaaagttgataatcgcttgaaatcgaagatggcgttggaaaaagtttatttgtagcatgaatcatagcattcatcaaaccatttcatttgttgcctcgttcataaaaatcggaaggtaaatgacagagttacagcttacgGCGTTCTTATgcgacaacctgtatatacaggtgtcttttttctgctaaaattacattcaaagtgGATGTATTGCACATCAGTGGATTCAggaaaacaatctctatctaaTGATGTGAAGACAAATAtatggagcaatttgaaaaacaaaagttaataatagcttaaaattgaagatggccttgaaaaaaatttatttgtagcatgaaccatagtattcatcaaaccatttcatttgatgcctcggtcatgaaaatcggaatataaatgacagagttacagcttggggcgttttttgtgtgacaccctgtataaatcgGAACCGGTTTCGGAATCAACGTTCCATTATCATCCGAAAGCTAATTATCTTATCTATTAGCTTATCTATTACcaagttagaagtttttacctgtttttgaatttttaatacatttatagGATTATTAGCtagtatattttaaaagaccttaacaatttttagtactaatattttattgatacaattaaatatatcaataaaaaataagaagaaaagaactaaaagtaataattgagggtatattaaaaaaaaacaaaacacactttaataataacacagttttattgaatttcaagtgttaattttaaattaagttgcCGGAAACTCTATATACTTAGTAACTGTAGTGAATAATCTTCCAACCtactaaattataaaaaagaagaaacaaaaagaaaattcaaatatctgaaaaaaatctaaatgaaATGAATGGTGTTCCACACAGCAAAGAGTAAATCtgtatttctaattttaatttaaattagtattCAAATGTTTGCTTATggaataacacaaatttaatCATACTCAAATCATCACGAGGTCCCATTCGTAGGCTTGTTTTTTgtcattattttaaatctcACAATTTACCACTACGCGAAAATGTGGTCGACATTACTTGATACCTTTACTTCCGATTTTCCTAAAATACGATTTTCATCTTTACTCATATGTATTTCAATTTGCCTTGCCGACCCCCTAACCCTGCAATACCCATTTGAAGGAGATAAAAGCAAAAAACCAGTTAAAGACGGTCAACGGTCTTTTTTGGTCTAACTACTTTGATAtataagattaattaaaatatatgtcAACGTGGTGGGCTTCGAATATTTAAACTTCTATTCTTCCTGGGATCCACAAGTTCTGGAAGAAtacatttaatataaaattccTTTAGTGACTCcctcatttttgaattccagAAATCAATATCTCTAAAAATCTAATtgcatttatattaaaatgtgAATCTACAGAGTAGCTATACTATGTACCTTTCCGACAAGCATTCCTTTTGGACtccataaaacgaaataacaCATAGTACGTTTTGTTACATGTAACTGGCcttgaatttgaaaatagtAGTCATGGTTTCGTTTTATAGAGAGCATGTTATTTTCATCCAAAGTGGCAAATTTTACAGTTTTGTTTCGAATCGCATCTTCAGGGCTTATgcttttacaatttattggACATTTTATTTCCAGTATGGCTTCAGTACCTATTAAACCGTTTGGACTGGCTGCTAAATACCCACACTCTTCATCGATGAAAAGGCCACATGTCATCacagatattttaaattcattttcaaatgTTCTTATTGCTTCTAGTTTTTGCCATAATTAGTAGCAATATTCCCTTTAAacgttttgtataaaatatcttCCACCTTTTTAGCCTTCGATGTAGTTAACctcattttacaaattttaccaaaatttGATGCTGTTAGGCGGTTATTTCGATACTGAAACCATAGTGGATTATTGCTTTGGCCCACTGTAGCTCTTTCTATAACATGACGTTCATCGATTGATTTAATCATATTTGAGAGCAATTCTTGTTCTTTAACtttgtatttatcatctgtaAAATCGGGAATTGGGTCTTGTACCTGACCATAATGATGATCCGCAgaaaataccttttttaaataaaattttctctgTCCTCGACGttgtaattcattttttcGATGACGTCtagcaataaatttttttaaaattgacctGGGATCCTTGCTTGTCAATGCCTTCTGAATAATGTTgtaataattacttttttcattaaaagatAAGGCAGCAGCTTTGCATCGAATACTATAAGagttttttaaagaaaaatttactcTTTTTCTACCAATAAATTTGCAAACTACTGCATTATAATGTTCGGCATCATTTGTGTTCATATTATGCAATAAGCTACTTGCATTGTAGGTAATCCTATGTAAACATGCTAAAATATCTTCATATACTCCACATGCTTTCATTTCGGGAACATAGTTGACTTCACTATCTTTTGgagaacaattaaaataatttattgctaCACAATCTTTATGTTCACCAAAAATGTGTGATGGGCAGTTAAGGATATCAtgctttaaaagttttattttatctgCAAGATCATTTGTTTCTGTAGCTCTATACTGCGTAGCTTTCTTAATTGCGATGCAAAGTCTTTGCGTGGATGTCATAATATGTTTCCTGATGGAAATGGGTACACAACAATTTGTTGAAAGACTCTTTTTTCTGCCTACAAAGAACATAAAATTAGCATTAATAGCGGATATTCGATTTGTATTGAAAGCATATCACCAAGAAGAAAACGGATCTTATCTTcccaaaatgaaaattaataaattatttgtaacgTAATGTTTTTACTTTCTCGCATATACGAAGTATATAAAAGAGAATGTATTGTGATCATGCAAAAATTCGACTTCGAGAAAAGGTGGTTATATTATTGTATTGTAAACAGATGGGTTACTAAGAGATAAGATCTAAGCGATTATGTAACTTACGAGATATTTCACGTAGTTTTGTACCAAGGTTTCTATATAAATGGTTCCTacattctattttttctatacaTGCACTACCATGCGGTCTTGTCTCTAAAATCTTCTTATAGACGCTGCTATCCCCATcaccaacaatttttgtatattttaatcCATGCATTTCTATGCTACACTTAAAATCTTCAACAATAATGTCACTTTCCATTGCAGTGGATGAACCATTCCAGTTTTTATAACATATATGATCTCTTTTATAAGACTCATTATGTTCTGCTCTTGCACAGATACAACAGTACTTATTACTTATGTTTAAGTACAACAACTTTCCTATGCGTTGACCGATTATACAggcctaaaataaaaatatcacatttttaatttttatttataataaatctacaatgaaatacaaataataacacaataagCACTTACAACTCCAGAAATAGCGTTATAATTGACATTGTATGATCGCTTCGACCAAGATCCACCCACTACAACGGTTATACATGGGATACCATTCTTGTCGACATCTCCTATATTTTTGGCTATTTCAGCTTCTTCTTTAGCTGCTTCTTCCATACTTTTTAAGGCACTATCATGAATTATATGAGCTATATTATCATGAGAATTATTGTAGGTTTTATTAGCCATAAATGGGATATCAAGAACAGAGAAAAATTCATCAGCTTGGGAGTAGCCGATTCCTATAGACGTTGCTACCAAAACAACActatcatttatttttgaggtGTTAATGGAATCagtggtaatttttttttgtattccgCACATTTTACATTGAAGTGTAATTTGTGAAGACAAACCATTTCTTTGTTCTGAAATAATATGCATATCCACAACAGAACAATTAAATGGATTATGGTAGCCGATTTCACATATTTGGTTCATAAAagatgaaacatcaacaatccTACGTCCATCCAATTCAAAGCTAAAATTTTAGTTCGTCTGTGTGTTAATTGTATTTACTCTTATTTATAAGTAATATACTACCTTGGTGAAACAGTTCTTTCAATTTCTACTTCCAATAATGAAGTTTCTATGTTTCTTTGTGTGGGTGATAATGGTCTCTCTACATCAGAGATGACATTATTGTACATGTTAGGATTGTCAGCTAAAACATTTAATGTAGGTAGTAAGGAATTATTGGTTTTATAATATGGTTACTCATACATTGTTCCTCAATATCCATACTGTAGCGCATCAcgcactcttattatttttatatagataCATCATGTTATATCACCATGGGTTGTTATATCAACATAATGTATTTTCCCATGGCGATTTTGTTATagtcataaaataataaataaactggtAGACACACATAAAATAGTCTATCAAATactccattttaatttttaatattttattgtacgattaattaatatagagttacaaataaatatactctATAATTGGTGACCCCgactattttcaaaaaaaaaaatatataataataaccatatAATAAATCTATAATAAACACCAATCGAAGAAGAATTAGAAGAAGACGAAATATACACATGGAATAAAAACGACAAGAAGAAATTTACCAGAAATACGGAATAAAGAAATCTACGACAAGAAGAAATCTGCGtttcataaaagaaaaatctacttaagaaaaataagagaAGAAGAAACCTACTATTACAACTAATCATCATAATAACTGATTTTTGGGTGAGTGACAATTGTTTCTATTCCTCATAAGTCAGACATtatattcttcaaattttcaatcattGATTCTTCGATACTAAACAAGGTTCCATTCAAAATGCCCGATAATAACGTTGGTGATACACAAAATTtttccgaaaatttttctGCAGTGCGACTTCCACCTTTTTGGGTATCAAAACCTGAAATCTGGTTTACTCAGGTGGaagcaaaattttcaatttgtaaTGTGCAGAATGACAAAGCTAAATACAATCTGGTGATTTCTAATTTACCGTTAGAAATCATTTCATCAGTTATTGATGTGATTAATAACCCACCAGACACAAACTTATatccttttcttaaaaaaaactttaattgataGACTATCACAAAGTGAGGAGAAACGTCTGGATGATCTCCTGTCGGGTTCAGAGATGGGAAATCAAAAACCATCTGAATTCTTCCGAGGTATGATGGTTACTGCAGGTGGTTCTCAAGTTGTAAGTCAAGACttacttttaaaactttgGAAGAGGAGGCTTCCACACACAATTTCAGTTGCCTTACTGGCCTCTGGAAAAAGTGATCCACTTGAATTACTAACGATGGCAGATAAAATTTGGGATTCTTTAAATTCCGGTCCTTATCCATCATTAAAAGTTTCAGAAATTACGCCTGCCCAAAATTCACATTCGACGCatgattttcctttattaaaaGCCATCAGTGATTTAACTTCAACTTGTCAAACTTTGTTGCAAACTGTAACACAACAACACACATCTATTACatctattcaaaataaaataaataacttacaaCAGAGTGTTGAAGATACAAATTCTTTACAACGTCAGTGTTGTTCACATTGTCGTTACAATGACAATTCTTCATTTCGTTCGCGCAATCGTACTCCTTCTCGAGAACGTTCAAACATTTGCAAATTTCATGGCAGATATGGTACCAAAGCTTATAGTTGTGAAGGTACTTGGTGTAAATtccataatttaataaaaaataaaccaactaCATCctattcaaattcaaaaaactaattaaagttTCGATAGAAAAATCCTCACCTTcttcaaaatcaattaacCAAATATCTTCCAGACTTTTTgtatatgataataaaaataacctgCGATTTTTGATTGACACCGGAGCTGACATTTCTGTCattccaaataaattttatcccTTAAATCAAAAAGACTCACAGGCCATACTTACTGCGGCTAACGGTTCTGTAATCGATACTTATGGTAAAAAATTACTAACCGTCTCTTTAAATTTACGAAGAAATTTTCCTTTCGTTTTCACTATTGCGAATGTTACAAAACCAATTATTGGAGCTGATTTCCTCAATAAATTCgccattttagttgatataaaaaatcgacAATTGATAGACTCAAAGACCACTTTATCTACTTATGGCACGTTAGCCAACTCAGAAATTTCTTCccctaaattattttctatcgAAACTGAATttacaaatcttttaaaatcctTTCCAAATTTAACCACTATTCcagattttaatttacctgTTAAACATAATgttaaacattatattataACCGATTCACATCTTCCATTTTGTAGGCCGAGACGACTTGacaaaactaaatttgcaatCGCCAAAAGAGAATTCAATGATATGGTAGAACTCGGTATTTGTAGATCATCTTCTTCTGTTGCTTCACTCTTACACATGGTACCTAAAAAAGATTGTCAAGACTGGCGTCCTTGTGGCGACTATCGTCTGTTAAATTTAGTAACGGTACCAGACAGATACCCATTACCTCATTTgcaagattttaatttgaacctTCATGGCtgcacaattttttcaaaaatcgatCTTGTACGAGCGTATCACCAGATACCAGTAGCAGAAGAAGATATCTACAAAACCGCTATCACTACCCCTTTCGGTCTCTATGAGTTCTCTAGAATGccatttgggttaaaaaacgCAGCCCAAACGTTTCAACGATTTATAAATGAAGTAACTTCCGGTTTAAGTTTCATTTTTGTCTACCTGGATGATATCCTTATTGCTAGTAAAGACAAAAATGAACATTTAATTCACCTTCGACAACTTTTTGAAAGATTAGACAGTTTTGGAATCAACATTAAACCGTctaaatgtgtttttggagTAAGTTCAATAGATTTTTTAAGCCATCATATATCTTCCAAAGGGTCTCGTCCAACtcaatcaaaaattgaagcaataaataattttcctcAACCTCAAAATCTGAAAGAACTCCAAAGATTTCTTGGAATGATCAATTTCTATCACAGATTTGTACCCAATTTTTCTGAAATTCTTGGACCCCTGCATTATCTTTCGACCACACTTTGCAAAAATAATCAGAAGCAAATTACTGTGTGGACAGACGAGCACACCAACTCTTTTTCACGTGCTAAAGATCTATTATCTCAGTCCGTATATATCGCGCATCCAAATCCTTCAGCCAATTTGACATTAACAACAGATGCCTCTAATACAGGTATGGGTGCAGTTCTGTCTCAGGCTATTAATAATACGACCCAACCCGttgctttcttttcaaaaaagttatcaCCTA
Proteins encoded:
- the LOC111422758 gene encoding uncharacterized protein; the protein is MESDIIVEDFKCSIEMHGLKYTKIVGDGDSSVYKKILETRPHGSACIEKIECRNHLYRNLGTKLREISRRKKSLSTNCCVPISIRKHIMTSTQRLCIAIKKATQYRATETNDLADKIKLLKHDILNCPSHIFGEHKDCVAINYFNCSPKDSEVNYVPEMKACGVYEDILACLHRITYNASSLLHNMNTNDAEHYNAVVCKFIGRKRVNFSLKNSYSIRCKAAALSFNEKSNYYNIIQKALTSKDPRSILKKFIARRHRKNELQRRGQRKFYLKKVFSADHHYGQVQDPIPDFTDDKYKVKEQELLSNMIKSIDERHVIERATVGQSNNPLWFQYRNNRLTASNFGKICKMRLTTSKAKKVEDILYKTFKGNIATNYGKN